A single region of the Leptothrix cholodnii SP-6 genome encodes:
- a CDS encoding PilW family protein, translated as MPDRSTGLGLIEIMVAIALGLFLVASVAALVVGQLAEQRRLLLESRLNQDLRATADLIVRDLRRAGHWGSAERGVWSGGPTAPAANPYAGLHPGADTAAASLGYSYSRDTTEDQASGNAEKFGFRINTNTRAFELRLAGNDITPGNGDQWQALTDPALLRVTRWQVRHESRSVSLLGHCAIPVCPTGSSTCPPTVRLRQVHIELDATDARDSSVQRSLVTRVRLRNDEVSGACPGA; from the coding sequence ATGCCCGACAGAAGCACCGGCCTGGGCCTGATCGAGATCATGGTGGCGATCGCGCTGGGGCTGTTCCTGGTGGCCAGCGTGGCGGCGCTGGTGGTCGGGCAACTGGCCGAACAGCGCCGGCTGCTGCTCGAATCGCGCCTCAACCAGGACCTGCGCGCCACCGCCGACCTGATCGTGCGCGACCTGCGCCGCGCCGGTCACTGGGGCAGCGCCGAACGTGGCGTGTGGTCGGGCGGCCCGACTGCCCCCGCAGCCAATCCCTACGCCGGCCTGCATCCCGGCGCCGACACCGCCGCCGCCAGCCTGGGCTACAGCTACAGCCGCGACACCACCGAAGACCAGGCCAGCGGCAACGCCGAAAAGTTCGGCTTTCGCATCAACACCAACACCCGCGCCTTCGAACTGCGCCTGGCCGGCAACGACATCACGCCCGGCAACGGCGACCAGTGGCAGGCCCTCACCGACCCGGCCCTGCTGCGCGTCACGCGCTGGCAGGTGCGCCACGAATCGCGGTCGGTGAGCCTGCTCGGCCACTGCGCCATCCCGGTCTGCCCCACCGGCAGCAGCACCTGTCCGCCCACCGTGCGGCTGCGTCAGGTCCACATCGAGCTCGACGCCACCGACGCACGCGACAGCAGCGTGCAGCGCAGCCTGGTGACGCGGGTGCGACTGCGCAACGACGAGGTCAGCGGTGCCTGCCCGGGGGCCTGA
- a CDS encoding type IV pilin protein, with translation MLKHRGFTLIELLIGVAVLAIVSTLAWPSYQQQVQRARRADAYAALARLQQAQERRRSQLPAYTATLGEGGLGLSAASTDGHYALSTSVADETAGTAYRVSASASGAQSADTACRHLAIDVDGGRLQMRSGSSSALGNDSATNLRCWNL, from the coding sequence ATGCTGAAACACCGCGGCTTCACGCTCATCGAACTGCTGATCGGCGTGGCGGTGCTCGCCATCGTGTCCACGCTGGCCTGGCCCAGCTATCAGCAGCAGGTGCAACGGGCTCGCAGGGCCGATGCCTACGCCGCCCTCGCCCGCCTGCAGCAGGCCCAGGAGCGCCGACGCAGCCAGCTGCCGGCCTACACCGCCACGCTCGGTGAAGGCGGCCTCGGCCTGAGCGCCGCCAGCACCGACGGCCACTACGCGTTGTCCACCAGCGTCGCCGACGAAACCGCCGGCACGGCCTACCGCGTCAGCGCCAGCGCATCGGGCGCGCAGAGTGCGGACACCGCCTGCCGCCACCTGGCGATCGACGTCGACGGCGGCCGCCTGCAGATGCGCTCGGGCAGCAGTTCCGCGCTGGGCAACGACAGCGCCACCAACCTGCGCTGCTGGAACCTGTGA